A single window of Onychomys torridus chromosome 8, mOncTor1.1, whole genome shotgun sequence DNA harbors:
- the Cdk5rap3 gene encoding CDK5 regulatory subunit-associated protein 3 isoform X1 produces MQDHQHVPIDIQTSKLLDWLVDRRHCNLKWQSLVLTIREKINTAIQDMPESQEIAQLLSGSYIHYFHCLRIVDLLKGTEASTKNIFGRYSSQRMKDWQEIIGLYEKDNTYLVELSSLLVRNVNYEIPSLKKQIAKCQQLQQEYSRKEEEGQAGAAEKREQFCQSCKQYGITGDNVRRELLALVKELPSQLAEIGAGAQSLGEAIDLYQACVEFVCDSPPEQVLPMLRYVKRKGNTTVYEWRTGTEPSVVERPQLEEPPEQVQEDEIDWGDFGVETISDSGVSAEAPGIDWGISLESESKDAGGDRIDWGVDTAAAAAAAEITVLETGTEAPEGVARGPDALTLLEYPETRNQFIDELMELEIFLSQRAVEMSEEADILSVSQFQLAPAILQGQTKEKMLSLVSTLQDLIGRLTSLRMQHLFMILASPRYVDRVTELLQQKLKQSQLLALKKELMVEKQQEALQEQAALEPKLDLLLEKTRELQKLIEADISKRYSGRPVNLMGTSL; encoded by the exons ATGCAG gaccaccagcacgtGCCCATCGACATCCAGACCAGCAAGCTGCTCG ATTGGCTGGTGGACAGAAGACATTGTAACCTAAAATGGCAAAGCCTGGTGCTGACCATCCGGGAGAAGATCAACACTGCCATCCAGGACATGCCAGAGAGCCAGGAGATTGCCCAGCTGCTCTCTGGATCCT ACATCCATTATTTCCACTGCCTAAGAATAGTGGACCTTCTTAAAGGTACCGAGGCCTCCACCAAAAATATTTTTGGCCGGTACTCTTCACAGCGGATGAAG GATTGGCAGGAGATCATAGGCCTGTATGAGAAGGACAACACCTACTTAG TGGAACTCTCTAGCCTCCTGGTTCGGAATGTCAACTATGAGATCCCTTCACTGAAGAAGCAGATTGCCAAGTGCCAGCAGCTGCAACAGGAGTACAGCCGCAAGGAGGAAGAGGGCCAGGCCGGGGCCGCCGAGAAGCGTGAGCAGTTCTGCCAGTCATGCAAACAGTATGGCATCACG GGAGACAATGTCCGAAGAGAGCTCCTGGCCCTGGTGAAGGAGCTGCCGAGCCAGCTGGCTGAGATAGGAGCAGGTGCTCAGTCCCTGGGGGAGGCCATTGACCTGTACCAGGCCTGTGTGGAGTTTGTGTGTGACAG CCCCCCAGAGCAGGTGCTGCCCATGCTGCGGTACGTGAAGAGGAAGGGCAACACTACAGTGTATGAATGGAGGACAGGCACAGAGCCCTCTGTGGTGGAGCGACCACAGCTAGAAGAACCTCCTGAGCAGGTGCAAGAAGATGAG ATTGACTGGGGTGACTTCGGAGTGGAGACCATTTCTGACTCTGGCGTCTCTGCCGAGGCCCCTGGAATAGACTGGGGCATCTCCCTGGAATCAGAGTCAAAG GATGCTGGGGGTGACAGGATAGACTGGGGTGTtgacactgctgctgctgctgctgctgcggagATCACCGTGCTGGAGACCGGAACGGAAG cTCCAGAAGGCGTTGCTAGGGGCCCAGACGCTCTGACTCTTCTGGAATACCCTGAGACCCGGAATCAGTTCATTGATGAGCTGATGGAG CTCGAGATCTTCTTGTCCCAGAGAGCCGTGGAGATGAGCGAGGAGGCCGATATCCTGTCCGTGAGCCAGTTCCAGCTGGCCCCTGCCATCCTTCAGGGTCAGACCAAAGAGAAGATGCTCAGCCTGGTGTCCACACTGCAGGATCTGATTGGCCGGCTCACCAGTCTCCGAATGCAGCACTTGTTTATGATTCTGGCCTCACCAAG GTATGTGGACCGAGTGACAGAGCTCCTTCAGCAAAAGCTGAAGCAGTCACAGCTGTTGGCTTTGAAGAAAGAGCTCATGGTGGAGAAGCAGCAGGAGGCGCTTCAGGAGCAGGCCGCTCTGGAACCCAAGCTGGACCTGCTGCTGGAGAAGACCAGGGAGCTGCAGAAGCTG ATTGAAGCTGACATCTCCAAGAGGTACAGTGGCCGTCCTGTGAACCTGATGGGAACCTCTCTGTGA
- the Cdk5rap3 gene encoding CDK5 regulatory subunit-associated protein 3 isoform X2 encodes MPESQEIAQLLSGSYIHYFHCLRIVDLLKGTEASTKNIFGRYSSQRMKDWQEIIGLYEKDNTYLVELSSLLVRNVNYEIPSLKKQIAKCQQLQQEYSRKEEEGQAGAAEKREQFCQSCKQYGITGDNVRRELLALVKELPSQLAEIGAGAQSLGEAIDLYQACVEFVCDSPPEQVLPMLRYVKRKGNTTVYEWRTGTEPSVVERPQLEEPPEQVQEDEIDWGDFGVETISDSGVSAEAPGIDWGISLESESKDAGGDRIDWGVDTAAAAAAAEITVLETGTEAPEGVARGPDALTLLEYPETRNQFIDELMELEIFLSQRAVEMSEEADILSVSQFQLAPAILQGQTKEKMLSLVSTLQDLIGRLTSLRMQHLFMILASPRYVDRVTELLQQKLKQSQLLALKKELMVEKQQEALQEQAALEPKLDLLLEKTRELQKLIEADISKRYSGRPVNLMGTSL; translated from the exons ATGCCAGAGAGCCAGGAGATTGCCCAGCTGCTCTCTGGATCCT ACATCCATTATTTCCACTGCCTAAGAATAGTGGACCTTCTTAAAGGTACCGAGGCCTCCACCAAAAATATTTTTGGCCGGTACTCTTCACAGCGGATGAAG GATTGGCAGGAGATCATAGGCCTGTATGAGAAGGACAACACCTACTTAG TGGAACTCTCTAGCCTCCTGGTTCGGAATGTCAACTATGAGATCCCTTCACTGAAGAAGCAGATTGCCAAGTGCCAGCAGCTGCAACAGGAGTACAGCCGCAAGGAGGAAGAGGGCCAGGCCGGGGCCGCCGAGAAGCGTGAGCAGTTCTGCCAGTCATGCAAACAGTATGGCATCACG GGAGACAATGTCCGAAGAGAGCTCCTGGCCCTGGTGAAGGAGCTGCCGAGCCAGCTGGCTGAGATAGGAGCAGGTGCTCAGTCCCTGGGGGAGGCCATTGACCTGTACCAGGCCTGTGTGGAGTTTGTGTGTGACAG CCCCCCAGAGCAGGTGCTGCCCATGCTGCGGTACGTGAAGAGGAAGGGCAACACTACAGTGTATGAATGGAGGACAGGCACAGAGCCCTCTGTGGTGGAGCGACCACAGCTAGAAGAACCTCCTGAGCAGGTGCAAGAAGATGAG ATTGACTGGGGTGACTTCGGAGTGGAGACCATTTCTGACTCTGGCGTCTCTGCCGAGGCCCCTGGAATAGACTGGGGCATCTCCCTGGAATCAGAGTCAAAG GATGCTGGGGGTGACAGGATAGACTGGGGTGTtgacactgctgctgctgctgctgctgcggagATCACCGTGCTGGAGACCGGAACGGAAG cTCCAGAAGGCGTTGCTAGGGGCCCAGACGCTCTGACTCTTCTGGAATACCCTGAGACCCGGAATCAGTTCATTGATGAGCTGATGGAG CTCGAGATCTTCTTGTCCCAGAGAGCCGTGGAGATGAGCGAGGAGGCCGATATCCTGTCCGTGAGCCAGTTCCAGCTGGCCCCTGCCATCCTTCAGGGTCAGACCAAAGAGAAGATGCTCAGCCTGGTGTCCACACTGCAGGATCTGATTGGCCGGCTCACCAGTCTCCGAATGCAGCACTTGTTTATGATTCTGGCCTCACCAAG GTATGTGGACCGAGTGACAGAGCTCCTTCAGCAAAAGCTGAAGCAGTCACAGCTGTTGGCTTTGAAGAAAGAGCTCATGGTGGAGAAGCAGCAGGAGGCGCTTCAGGAGCAGGCCGCTCTGGAACCCAAGCTGGACCTGCTGCTGGAGAAGACCAGGGAGCTGCAGAAGCTG ATTGAAGCTGACATCTCCAAGAGGTACAGTGGCCGTCCTGTGAACCTGATGGGAACCTCTCTGTGA